One Equus quagga isolate Etosha38 chromosome 5, UCLA_HA_Equagga_1.0, whole genome shotgun sequence genomic window carries:
- the LOC124238911 gene encoding olfactory receptor 2G3-like: MQGLGKQNHSSVSEFLLLGFSSESQIRMALFTFFLLLYLITLLGNGLIITLIYLDSRLHTPMYFFLSILSLVDVSYITTTVPQILVNMTHPRRTISWGACVAQMFIFLVLGIAECVLYAIMALDRYVAICFPLHYTLLMSHPICIKMVIVCCFISIAGALIYTIFTMRLPYCGPHEINHFFCEAPAVLKLACADTSLNDQVDFILGFILLLVPLSLILASYVCIFASILRIRSSQGRLKSFSTCASHITVVTMFYGPAMIMYMRPGSWYDPERDKKLALFYNVVSAFLNPIIYSLRNKDVKGAFLKVFGDRGTAQ, from the coding sequence ATGCAGGGCCTTGGCAAACAGAACCACAGCTCTGTGTCCGAGTTCCTCCTCCTTGGCTTCTCCAGTGAATCACAGATCAGAATGGCCCTGTtcaccttctttctcctcctctatctcATCACCCTTTTGGGCAACGGACTGATCATCACCCTGATCTACCTGGATTCACgcctccacacacccatgtacttctttctCAGTATTCTCTCCTTGGTGGACGTGAGCTATATCACCACAACTGTGCCTCAGATTTTGGTTAATATGACGCATCCAAGGAGGACCATCTCCTGGGGAGCTTGTGTAGCCCAGATGTTCATCTTCTTGGTCCTAGGCATTGCTGAGTGTGTCCTCTATGCCATTATGGCCCTTGACAGGTATGTGGCCATTTGTTTCCCCCTTCACTATACCCTACTCATGAGCCATCCCATTTGTATCAAGATGGTCATAGTCTGTTGTTTCATTAGCATAGCTGGGGCTCTGATCTACACTATCTTCACCATGCGTCTGCCTTATTGTGGCCCCCATGAGATAAACCACTTCTTCTGTGAGGCCCCTGCTGTTCTGAAATTAGCCTGTGCAGACACATCCCTCAATGACCAGGTGGACTTCATCTTGGGTTTCATCCTGCTTTTGGTCCCACTCTCCCTCATCCTGGCCTCATATGTCTGCATCTTTGCTTCCATCTTAAGAATCCGTTCATCCCAGGGAAGGCTTAAGTCCTTCTCTACGTGTGCTTCTCACATCACTGTGGTCACCATGTTCTATGGGCCAGCCATGATCATGTACATGAGGCCTGGCTCCTGGTATGACCCAGAGAGGGACAAAAAGCTAGCACTGTTCTATAACGTTGTCTCTGCCTTCCTCAACCCCATCATCTATAGCCTCCGGAACAAGGATGTAAAGGGGGCCTTTCTGAAAGTATTTGGTGACAGAGGGACAGCTCAGTGA